A single genomic interval of Streptococcus suis harbors:
- a CDS encoding IS110 family transposase encodes MFHFTTLFIGMDVHKESFSLCYYDMMTNQFKHSTKVSPNVSYIVNYVNELRRLYGQDAEVLCGYEAGCLGFTLYHQLQAHGIPCIVMAPTTVMKEGSKRVKTDKKDAAQLAKALAFRSYQPVHIPTAEDEQVKEYIRMRTDHKVALKKIKQQILAFCLRHDFRYTEGSSNWTQKHVRWLRSLKPEGLYAEILTEYLLTYEKLVDQIERYDARIEQLGQSDSYQEKVSRLSCFIGIKTLTALSIVTEIGDFNRFATAQHFASYLGLTPSENSSGDKERRGAITKAGNSHVRRLLIEAAQSLAKGTIGYKSKELKRRQSGNRVEVIAYADKANERLRRRYRTLVLGKNKKQNVAKTAIARELSGFIWGMMTGRIA; translated from the coding sequence ATGTTTCATTTTACCACACTTTTCATCGGAATGGATGTTCACAAAGAAAGTTTTTCACTCTGCTATTATGATATGATGACCAATCAATTCAAACATAGCACTAAAGTTAGTCCAAATGTTAGCTATATTGTGAACTATGTGAATGAGCTTCGTCGTTTATATGGTCAAGATGCAGAAGTGTTATGTGGCTACGAAGCTGGATGCCTCGGATTTACCCTATATCACCAGCTACAAGCTCACGGGATTCCCTGTATCGTGATGGCACCTACAACGGTAATGAAGGAAGGATCTAAGCGTGTTAAGACTGATAAGAAAGATGCGGCTCAGCTCGCAAAAGCTCTGGCCTTTCGTAGCTATCAGCCTGTTCATATTCCTACTGCTGAGGATGAACAAGTCAAAGAATATATCCGTATGAGAACAGACCACAAAGTGGCTCTGAAGAAAATCAAACAACAAATTCTTGCCTTCTGTCTCCGACATGATTTTCGCTATACCGAGGGAAGCAGTAATTGGACACAGAAACATGTTCGCTGGCTCCGTTCCCTAAAACCTGAGGGACTTTACGCAGAGATTTTGACAGAATATCTATTGACCTATGAGAAATTAGTAGATCAAATAGAACGGTATGATGCACGAATTGAGCAACTGGGTCAAAGCGACAGTTATCAAGAGAAGGTCTCACGGCTTTCTTGCTTTATTGGCATTAAAACACTAACTGCTCTTTCCATTGTGACAGAAATCGGTGATTTTAATCGCTTTGCGACAGCTCAACATTTTGCTTCTTATCTTGGGCTAACTCCTAGCGAAAATTCTAGCGGCGACAAGGAGAGAAGAGGTGCTATCACCAAAGCTGGGAATAGCCATGTGAGACGACTTCTGATAGAAGCTGCACAATCATTGGCTAAGGGGACGATTGGGTATAAATCCAAAGAATTGAAAAGGAGACAAAGTGGAAACCGAGTGGAGGTGATTGCTTATGCGGATAAGGCTAATGAACGCTTAAGAAGACGTTATCGCACACTTGTTCTAGGAAAAAATAAGAAACAAAATGTTGCTAAAACAGCTATTGCACGAGAATTGTCTGGTTTTATTTGGGGGATGATGACAGGAAGAATAGCTTGA
- a CDS encoding phage tail tip lysozyme translates to MKEDKKLVKHARQNFRSNLKSARMHYRKEVRALKQTVPKKGRFRKPAQNSLFQEKKTEIKGNLLSSQKEAEEKFLKEITYVSPRLLKVKEIKNYRLPQAQERLRTARKHLSEVKLSEKQKAVNPKFTFQKENPSPKSRFQFHQEKSFDRLSAEKDVSSAKREVKQLKKVQKTKKNSTKVKVGLGLVASESLDLIAQEDDLDGLRSMKDISLKARRYGRFTFQAGKVVVKSGQTGVRFTKTKFSHGKERFQNFKKGKGFTRQKPLKPRRRYQTFLKHVRKQSVAGIKGIVQAIKGSVTFFSVLAGNPLTWIVSGILLILLLMMSFFMSVSGSSVIQQDEMELTKAYTHMTWEDAEHTRTNEKGIAYYTKIDEIMVYINHQYQDYKLDDFMETGGVTYKAFLSQVWTDLNGGDSIKSMSDLYKEPTYKLSDEDQEELKELTEGGNYLALQELDNPFQGQTDEDSLSMTYRYGYEVIDEKPTLHHHIILEAKEGQVIVAPMDGKVSLDGENVVLTSGKGVNKTKLTLFGIHSGRVSEHQHVLAGDIIGQTKDGTGLKVTYQKVDDDTDKLVYVNPAFYFPKVIQVQTTILPTIGQFGGDEFERAKAIYDYLKSKGATNQAIAAILGNWSVESSINPKRAEGDYLSPPVGATDSSWDDEGWLSLNGPTIYNGRYPNILKRGLGLGQWTDTADGSRRHTLLLEYAKGKHQKWYDLELQLDFMLHGDSPYYTNWLKDFFKNTGSPASLAQLFLIYWEGNSGDKLLERQTRASEWYYQIEKGFSQPNGGTAQSDPKALEAVRGDLFENSIPGGGDGMGYAFGQCTWGVAARINQLGLKLKGKNGEKIPIISTMGNGQDWVRTAASLGGEIGTSPQEGAILSFAGGGHGTPTEYGHVAFVEKVYPDGSFLISETNYNGNPNYTFRKLSGVDSSLSFAYTTK, encoded by the coding sequence ATGAAAGAGGATAAAAAGCTAGTCAAACATGCTAGGCAAAACTTTCGAAGCAACTTAAAATCAGCCCGTATGCATTATCGGAAAGAAGTTAGAGCCTTAAAACAGACTGTTCCTAAAAAAGGACGATTTCGAAAACCAGCCCAAAATTCTCTTTTTCAGGAAAAGAAAACAGAGATAAAAGGAAATCTACTCAGTAGCCAAAAGGAAGCAGAAGAGAAGTTCCTAAAGGAAATTACCTATGTTTCTCCTAGACTGTTGAAGGTAAAGGAAATCAAGAACTATCGACTTCCTCAAGCTCAAGAGCGTTTGCGGACTGCAAGAAAACATTTGTCAGAAGTGAAACTAAGTGAGAAGCAAAAGGCAGTTAATCCCAAGTTTACTTTCCAAAAAGAAAATCCTTCCCCGAAGTCTCGCTTTCAGTTTCACCAAGAAAAATCATTTGATCGACTAAGTGCAGAAAAAGACGTAAGTTCTGCCAAGCGTGAGGTTAAACAACTCAAGAAAGTCCAAAAGACTAAGAAAAACTCTACCAAAGTCAAAGTTGGATTAGGCTTAGTTGCATCTGAATCCCTTGACCTGATAGCACAGGAGGATGATTTAGATGGTCTAAGATCCATGAAGGATATTAGTTTGAAAGCCAGACGCTATGGAAGGTTTACCTTTCAAGCAGGTAAGGTGGTAGTAAAAAGTGGACAGACAGGTGTGAGGTTTACCAAAACAAAATTTTCTCATGGAAAGGAACGATTCCAGAACTTCAAAAAGGGAAAAGGATTCACACGCCAGAAACCTCTTAAACCAAGAAGACGTTACCAGACCTTTTTAAAGCATGTGAGAAAACAAAGTGTCGCAGGTATCAAAGGAATCGTCCAAGCCATTAAGGGAAGTGTGACTTTCTTTTCTGTCCTTGCGGGAAATCCTTTGACTTGGATTGTCTCAGGCATTCTCTTGATACTCCTTTTGATGATGAGCTTTTTCATGAGTGTTTCAGGTAGTAGTGTCATTCAACAAGATGAGATGGAGTTGACCAAGGCCTATACCCACATGACGTGGGAAGATGCGGAACATACGAGAACCAATGAAAAAGGGATTGCCTACTACACCAAGATTGATGAGATTATGGTTTACATCAATCATCAATACCAAGACTACAAGCTTGACGATTTCATGGAAACAGGTGGTGTGACCTACAAAGCGTTTCTCAGTCAAGTGTGGACAGACTTAAATGGTGGAGATTCTATTAAATCCATGTCTGACTTATATAAAGAACCTACTTACAAGCTGTCTGATGAGGACCAGGAAGAGTTAAAGGAGTTGACAGAAGGAGGCAACTATCTAGCCCTTCAAGAATTGGACAATCCCTTTCAGGGACAGACTGACGAGGATAGCTTAAGCATGACCTACCGATATGGGTATGAGGTCATTGATGAGAAACCAACGCTGCATCACCATATCATCTTAGAAGCGAAAGAAGGTCAAGTCATTGTAGCTCCGATGGATGGCAAGGTATCTCTTGATGGAGAGAACGTTGTTTTGACATCTGGTAAGGGAGTGAATAAGACTAAACTAACCTTGTTTGGCATTCATTCAGGCCGAGTGAGTGAACATCAACATGTCTTGGCAGGAGATATTATTGGTCAGACCAAAGACGGAACGGGTCTAAAAGTCACCTATCAAAAGGTTGATGATGATACGGATAAGTTGGTCTATGTCAATCCAGCTTTCTACTTTCCAAAAGTAATCCAGGTTCAGACCACCATTCTTCCAACTATCGGTCAGTTTGGCGGCGATGAGTTCGAGAGAGCCAAGGCAATTTATGACTATCTTAAAAGCAAAGGTGCGACAAATCAAGCTATAGCAGCTATTTTAGGAAATTGGTCGGTAGAATCTTCCATTAATCCAAAACGAGCTGAAGGCGACTATTTATCTCCGCCAGTTGGTGCGACTGATAGTTCGTGGGATGATGAGGGCTGGCTCTCACTTAATGGTCCAACTATATACAATGGACGTTACCCAAATATTCTCAAACGTGGTTTAGGCTTAGGCCAATGGACAGATACCGCGGATGGGTCACGCAGACATACTTTATTGTTGGAATATGCCAAAGGAAAACATCAAAAGTGGTATGACTTAGAGTTACAACTGGATTTCATGTTGCATGGGGACAGTCCTTATTACACCAACTGGTTAAAAGATTTCTTCAAAAATACAGGTAGTCCAGCTAGTCTTGCCCAACTCTTCCTCATTTACTGGGAAGGAAATTCAGGGGATAAGCTACTTGAGCGTCAGACACGGGCAAGTGAGTGGTATTACCAAATTGAAAAAGGCTTTAGTCAACCCAACGGTGGGACAGCACAAAGTGATCCAAAAGCACTTGAAGCTGTACGAGGAGACCTTTTTGAAAACTCTATTCCAGGAGGTGGTGACGGGATGGGTTACGCTTTCGGCCAATGTACTTGGGGAGTCGCAGCCCGTATCAACCAACTGGGGCTAAAACTCAAAGGTAAAAACGGTGAGAAGATTCCAATTATCAGTACCATGGGCAATGGCCAAGATTGGGTACGAACAGCCGCAAGTCTCGGTGGGGAGATAGGGACAAGTCCACAAGAAGGAGCTATCCTTTCCTTTGCGGGAGGAGGACATGGCACACCAACAGAATACGGACATGTGGCTTTCGTCGAAAAAGTCTACCCAGATGGCTCCTTCCTTATCTCCGAAACCAACTACAATGGCAATCCCAACTACACCTTCCGTAAATTATCTGGAGTGGATAGTAGCTTGAGTTTTGCTTATACGACGAAATAA